In Denticeps clupeoides chromosome 1, fDenClu1.1, whole genome shotgun sequence, a single window of DNA contains:
- the exd1 gene encoding piRNA biogenesis protein EXD1, with the protein MSLEDCQFLDGFKGKRVKLTLKSAAFVGVVQRITLNKAVVLESVVDANSGRQFPGTKLFFGREILNVEFPCTTDEDTGDTNSVTNDLCPEGQLTVAEFQPYRKSIVLDHEDVEQYINYIVIDEFHEKFMPAVMHIRKQKVIGIGADGFGALQHERLCWLQIATKNKVYLFDILLLGARAFKNGLSVILETSSILKVTHNCRIISGGLMAQFGVKLTNVFDTQVADFMYFNMETGGLLPDRVSTLQEVVSLHLKMPTSHLTSLDIKSQLAKEDSQVWCIRPCSTSLLKVMALSVMHLQPLRLVLLDALMSDYTSLVDSCLCSHRNEIVQTQDIGQDSELELPRELRQIQQLRKDRQAWAQEVYPQTEGGLLLRFKPPLTPAAADVATPCGNSTPVIPTDFSAVPSKSPRKTTSAESVVSSQTDSGLEILMNTMGRGRFPVGDCIPRGPAPFPGMGRGLALPEKVPSVGRGFHHQIPQLASPLSLSFRKGE; encoded by the exons ATGTCGCTCGAGGACTGCCAGTTTTTAGACGGCTTTAAGGGAAAACGCGTCAAACTAACGCTCAAGTCGGCAGCCTTTGTAGGCGTCGTCCAGCGCATCACGCTTAATAAAGCAGTGGTTTTGGAGAGTG TGGTTGACGCCAACAGCGGAAGACAGTTTCCAGGCACGAAGCTGTTCTTTGGGCGAGAAATTTTGAATG ttgAATTTCCCTGTACCACAGATGAGGATACTGG AGACACTAATAGTGTCACAAATGATTTGTGCCCCGAGGGTCAGTTGACTGTTGCTGAATTTCAGCCCTACAGGAAGAGTATCGTCCTGG ATCATGAAGATGTTGAGCAGTACATCAACTATATCGTCATTGATGAGTTTCACGAGAAATTCATGCCTGCT GTCATGCATATTCGTAAACAGAAGGTGATTGGAATCGGAGCTGATGGATTTGGGGCATTACAGCACGAGAGGCTCTGTTGGCTGCAG ATTGCTACAAAGAACAAGGTGTACCTTTTTGACATCCTTTTACTTGGTGCCAGAGCCTTTAAGAATGGCCTATCAGTAATTTTGGAGACAAGCAGCATTTTGAag GTGACCCATAACTGTCGCATCATTTCTGGCGGTTTGATGGCTCAGTTTGGCGTGAAGCTAACAAATGTGTTCGACACACAG GTTGCCGACTTCATGTACTTCAACATGGAGACGGGTGGACTCCTGCCAGACAGAGTCAGTACCCTGCAGGAAGTAGTGAGCCTTCATTTGAAGATGCCCACCTCTCACCTCACCTCGCTGGACATCAAGTCCCAGCTCGCCAAG GAGGACTCTCAAGTCTGGTGTATACGCCCCTGCTCCACATCCCTGCTGAAGGTCATGGCCCTCTCTGTGATGCATCTACAGCCTCTCCGCCTGGTGTTGCTGGATGCTCTAATGTCCGACTACACCAGTCTGGTGGATTCCTGCTTGTGTAGCCATCGAAATGAGATAGTGCAGACACAGGATATTGGGCAg GACAGCGAGCTGGAGTTGCCCAGAGAACTGCGGCAGATCCAGCAGCTGAGGAAGGATCGGCAGGCCTGGGCGCAGGAGGTGTACCCTCAGACCGAGGGTGGTTTGCTCTTGCGCTTCAAGCCTCCCTTGACCCCAGCAGCCGCTGACGTCGCCACCCCCTGTGGTAACAGCACACCGGTGATACCCACAGACTTCTCTGCAGTGCCCTCAAAGAGCCCCAGGAAGACAACATCTGCAGAAAGTGTGGTATCTTCACAAACAGATTCTGGCCTGGAGATATTGATGAACACAATGGGTCGGGGGAGGtttccagtgggggactgtatTCCCAGGGGTCCAGCCCCCTTCCCCGGGATGGGCCGAGGCCTTGCTTTACCAGAAAAGGTGCCTTCTGTGGGCAGAGGATTCCACCATCAAATTCCCCAGTTG